Proteins encoded in a region of the Diadema setosum chromosome 7, eeDiaSeto1, whole genome shotgun sequence genome:
- the LOC140231157 gene encoding uncharacterized protein, whose protein sequence is MATKAAGVSNLSAFGVATEVFLDPALLFGPFDTFPEFQELFPSGYRDHTEVHLLYKCFQKQRKLVQQQVKKKIHQQYLPPKDSPPSEKPAGPGGVLSLSDALSVLEAITQELEEELKRTKAESTSAEKEIQRICRDVSSKYSTTPSAPVDDKYFRDLQKARSLLT, encoded by the exons ATGGCGACAAAGGCGGCGGGTGTTTCGAATCTGAGCGCCTTTGGCGTAGCAACTGAAGTGTTTCTGGACCCGGCTCTCCTCTTTGGACCGTTCGATACATTCCCAGAATTCCAAGAACTTTTTCCATCAGGTTACAG aGATCATACAGAAGTTCACTTACTCTATAAGTGCTTCCAGAAACAGAGGAAATTGGTACAACAGCAAGTCAAAAAGAAAATTCACCAGCAGTACCTTCCACCAAAG GATTCCCCTCCCAGTGAGAAACCAGCAGGACCAGGAGgtgtcctctctctctctgatgcATTGTCAGTACTAGAAGCCATCACACAAGAATTAGAAGAG GAACTCAAAAGGACGAAAGCAGAGTCAACATCAGCCGAGAAGGAAATTCAGAG AATATGCCGTGATGTCAGCAGCAAGTATAGCACCACGCCTTCGGCCCCAGTTGACGACAAGTACTTTAGAGATTTGCAG AAAGCAAGGAGCCTATTGACTTGA